A stretch of Aerococcus urinaehominis DNA encodes these proteins:
- a CDS encoding thioredoxin family protein produces MIKQVASLADIEATIAANDQVLVYLTGHNCGICQALRPQLEEVTANYPDLVVIEASLSDLPQLAGAFMVFTIPVVMLYGAGQERARFARVVPRADLVAALDQLSYY; encoded by the coding sequence ATGATTAAGCAAGTTGCTAGCCTAGCTGATATTGAGGCAACCATAGCGGCTAATGACCAGGTTCTAGTCTATTTAACTGGTCACAATTGTGGTATCTGCCAGGCTCTGCGCCCGCAGCTGGAAGAAGTAACGGCTAATTACCCAGACTTAGTGGTCATAGAGGCTAGTCTCAGTGACCTCCCGCAATTAGCTGGGGCCTTTATGGTCTTTACGATTCCAGTTGTTATGCTCTATGGTGCTGGCCAGGAGCGGGCGCGCTTTGCCCGGGTCGTCCCGCGGGCAGACTTGGTGGCCGCCTTAGACCAATTAAGCTATTATTGA